A single window of Falco peregrinus isolate bFalPer1 chromosome 11, bFalPer1.pri, whole genome shotgun sequence DNA harbors:
- the ATF3 gene encoding cyclic AMP-dependent transcription factor ATF-3: MMVQHSGQVSALEVSASAIVPTLSPAGSLGFDDFTNLTPLVKEELRFAIQNKRQSHRMSSTLDTVTVSERPIETSIMKTEFSPEEDERKKRRRERNKIAAAKCRNKKKEKTECLQKESEKLETINAELKAQIEELKNEKQHLIYMLNLHRPTCIVRAQNGRTPEDERNLFIQQIKEGTLQG, translated from the exons ATGATGGTCCAACACTCAGGCCAGGTATCTGCATTAGAAGTCAGCGCCTCGGCAATTGTTCCCACTTTGTCCCCTGCAGGGTCACTGGGGTTTGATGATTTCACAAATTTAACCCCACTGGTGAAAGAGGAACTGAGGTTTGCCATTCAGAATAAGCGTCAGTCCCACAGGATGTCTTCTACATTGGACACAGTTACAGTTTCTGAAAGACCAATTGAAACATCAATCATGAAAACAGAG TTTTCTCCTGAAGAGGATGAGAGAAAAAAGCgaagaagggaaaggaacaaAATTGCTGCTGCAAAGTGCCgaaacaaaaagaaggaaaaaacagaatgtTTGCAGAAA GAATCAGAAAAGCTGGAAACTATCAATGCAGAATTAAAAGCCCAGATTGAAGAGCTAAAGAATGAGAAGCAGCATTTGATATACATGCTAAACCTTCACAGGCCCACTTGTATAGTTCGGGCACAAAATGGAAGGACACCTGAAGATGAAAGGAATCTTTTTATTCAACAGATCAAAGAAGGCACATTACAAGGCTAA